In Oryza sativa Japonica Group chromosome 1, ASM3414082v1, the genomic stretch GAGTGAGTTTTGTTTGTAATACCTTGCAAGTTTGCCACATTCAGGCAATGTTCTCGAATGCGATTTAAAACAATCTGCTTCCTTGTTTGTAGGAAAAGCATATGCTATATTCAAAACAAAAAGTGCCGCAGACTCTGCTATTTCAAAAATTAATTCAGGCTTGGTGGTCGGTGGAAGGTATCTCACTCTGTTGCTTGCAGATTTGCTGGACGAAATTTACTACTATATATGTGTTCATGTTGCATTTATTGTGCTCTGTTTTAAGTGGGGTCACTGTCTGTTATAGTTCACATGATGGCATATTGTCATCTCATTACAACCCCAACTGCAGAATTAAGAGATCTTTTCTTTAGGAAAGTTAAGGGAAACTTCTATTAGCAATTGGTTGGTTCTATCTTGATACCACCTCAGGGACACATTACCACACTGCAATTGCTTATTAGGCAATTTGTCAACAAAATTGCATGTGATGCCATTTGCACTAGTTACTTACTgttattatttttcaaatttctaCCGTGGATTAAATAACAATATGTTGTTCAATATTTTTGGTTGACCCTTTATAATTCTCTTATTGAATTATTTGCAGACCCCTTTATTGCAGCAAAGGATTGCTTAAGGTTCCAAAACCTTCAGAAACTCTTCTCGGGCACTTAACAATCAACAATATTAGAATGGGTATAAGACAACGAGAAGAACAGGTGCTGATGTTGTCCTATGAAGTTTGCTCTATTTCTTTTCTCTGTCTTAATATTTTTGCACAACCATTATTCTTTCTCCAGAAGAAGGCAGTTTCAACCTCGCATTGTTCTCAACCCAATACAATGGAGTATGATTTGGCCTTGGATTGGATGCTTGTCCGAGCAAAGCAAGAAACGAAATTTAGGACACTTCACAAGGTATGTGCACTTCCACTGGAGATCTCTGTGTATACCAGCTTTCAGTTTTATCCATACAGACCTTAAATTTTGAATGCTCAATTTATATCTATAGAAGCATAAAGATGAGAGGAAGACCTTTGCGAGTAAGATGGGAAAGTAAGTGGCTTCCATGGATTTGGTTAAGCGATGGGAACTGTCCTGTTCCGTGCTTATCTTGGAGTCCTCTACTGAGTACTGACTATCATTCCTCGGAGCTTTATGCACTTTTTGCCTGAAGCAACACTTATCTGCGAGTTTTTCTGCTGCGCAAGAATGAAATGCAACGACCATTTGAGGGGGACAACTAACTGCACCACACTGACTCTGCTCATGTTCCGTAGAGCATTATTTTTAGAAAGGAAAGAATTGTGCCATAGCTTAAGAAACCAAAGTAACATTGGTAGAAGTAGCCCTTGCAGCAAGTTAGGAAAGCCAGAGGCTGTTTTAGGTTACCCCGCACATCAATTTGATCTCACATGGACACATCAGTTAGATCTGTTGCTCCATGTTAGATAGCAAATCAACGCGTGCCGTCATGaaatgtgtatgtatatatttttaaattcatgaCCTGGCTATTAGTTCATTCATGTGACTGCTTATGTGTCTTGAGTTACAAGTTACAACTTGACTCCGTTCCATTTGTGATGATGAACAACAGCTCCTGAATGCAGCCACCGGCCTCGGTAGGTTAAAAATTGACACCGCAAATTCTGGTGATCGCCTGGTAGGTATTGTTGGTATAGCTAAAGATGATCATGTCTTCGTTTTGGATGCTCTTGGTGAACCATATGCTGGTTCTTGAGATCTAGCTTCATGAGACATGCATACTCATTCTTGAAGTAAATCAATGTACACTTTTGAGTTGTCTTGGACCAACATGTGTTACCTGCTAAAGTCTAACAGGAGATGCCCTGCTTTCCTTTTCTCCCAAagtgaaaggaataagttcatctgaggtcccttaacttatcaacgaatccgattttcgttcttcaaccagaaaaccagatTCAACaagtccctcaactatcaaaaccagtgcacatgaggtccctcgacggttttgacAACCAGTGCAcatgaggtccctcggcggttttgacggTGGTTTTGGCGGACATGGCAACTACGTGGCAAATTTGACTTGGTCTTTATctgatgtggcattgacgtggcgcatacgtggcaattagatccggaaaaataataaacttcATGGGACCTTGTTAGTATCAcacataaattaataaaaaaaatggtggggcccacatgggccccacatgtcattctcagcaTCTCCCTCTCTTTAACTAGAGCCCCTCTTcttcgtcctctctctcccttctcccaTCCCCAAGGCGTCGGGCGGTGGCCGGGCGAGGGAGGGTAGCTTGCGGcggccgggagaggagggaggcggcgtgcggcggctcggcgaggagggaggcggcgcacaGCGGCCGGGCGAGGAGAGGCGACGCCGTTCGGCTGGGCATCGCGGGCGGAGCAGCCGACGGAGTGTAGCTATCGcgctcgccgacgacctcctcctcagcctccttctcctctaGCAACCTCTGCCACCCCCGgcctgccgccgctccccgcgaGGACGAGGAAAGCcgagaggaagagaaaggaGAGCCGAGAgggacatgtgggcccacgtgggcccccaccatctttattttctttagctgacatgtgggccccaccattcttttattgatttatgtgtgagactgacatgtgggtcccacgaagTTTAGCTGACATGTTTTAACAATgctaaaacctgtagttttgtgatatattgtgcaaagtatatataattttgtgataaacgaagacactgaatctgtagttttgtgaaaaaagttcttaaatctgtagttttgtgatatattatacaaagtatgtgtatgtagttttatgaaatttactcactTTATTATTTACATGGTAGTAAAGAGATGCCCTTATTAAGCACGATTTTAGGTGCCCTTAATAAAGAAAGCAGAGCACCCGCTTGATCAAACTGCAATGGCACGCAACGCAACCATTCAACCAACCCTTCCGATTCACTGCACGACGGGCCCCACAAGTCAGTGACGCTACGCGGTAGAGGCGAAGCGGCAAACGAGCGGAAAAAGGGTTTTTGGTTGCGAGAGCGAGacgcacccgccgccgctgccgccgcacatCTCCCTCGCATCGCAAGCTCACCGGAGAAGcgcaagaagagagagagagagagagagagagagagggagggtaagaggaggaggaggaggggtagGCGAGGGAGATGGGCGCCGGGGAAGGGGATGCCGCCGCGGGCAACaaggagaagggcggcggcggcggcgtggaccgGACGTCGCTGGACGGCGTGCGGGACAAGAACGTGATGCAGCTCAAGAAGCTCAACACGGCGCTCTTCCCCGTCCGCTACAACGAGAAGTACTACCACGACACCATCGCCTCCAAGGAGTTCTCCAAGCTCGGTGCgcgccctccctcccttcccaaCCTTTTCCTTGTTCCTCCATCCACCCTCCCTCTAGCGCGCCGCATCCGACACACGCCGGGACGAGCTCGTTGCCTCTTGCCGGTTGTTTCTTGTATTGGGATGTATTTTATGCGTTTTCAGCCCTCGGATCTGCGGACAGGGTCGAGGAAAGCGAGTTCTTGAGGCGGCATCGATAAGCATTAGGATTTGTTTGGTTAATAAAGGAGATGCTTCATGTAAATGTGATACTAATTAGCCATGATGATAAACTAGGGGTAGGATTGAATGGTGTTCGTTAGTGTGCCCTTGGGTTGAATAAAGATGCATTTTACTGCTGTCTTGGATAGATTGTATTTCTGCTGCTGCCGTTGATTACTgattgtttctctttttttttttcttcgtctGTATATGTAGCTTATTACAGCGATATATGCGTCGGGGCGATTGCGTGTCGCCTGgagaagaaggaaggaggagcaGTCTGTGTTTATATCATGACGCTGGGGGTACTGGCACCGTATCGTAGTCTTGGGATCGGTGAGAATTTCCCCTTTCTGACTTTGTTTTGAGTTATATGAATAGACTATTCTGTTTGCTGTTAGATTTCTGATCAGCATTATTATGTATAAGCTCGTTACTATATAAacactgctttttttttctatattagtGATTAAACAACGATTTACATgtaacagcacacatgaaaacaagtttaaaaaataaattgcttACAGTAAGACCCCAATTCTGACAAGCCTTATGGTTAGCTCCAATGGTCAGTCGATGCCTTAGATATTGCAAAATTATCTTTCGTTATTAGGTAGAATACCTTGTGACATTACCTGAACATGCTCAATGTATAATGCCTACTTGGGTAATAAGGTGGGATCCGATATTAGTTATGGTGTTTGCTACAATTTATATGGTAAGAGAAGGCATTAGCTTGGGGAGAAGAGAAAGTATTGTTATTTTATTCTTATGGGTAGGCATTATGCATATTCAACGATTAAACATCCTATTGCTACATTGTAAGAGTAAGTCTAAAGAATCATTGTGTGATAGAACTCTTACCATCCAATCATTATGTAGCATTATAAGTTTATAACTAACTTTGTGAAATATTTTCCGGTAATTGATATTTTGTAAGTAGACAGCTTTAGGCGCTGAATTTGAACATACAAGATTAGCCTTGGTTAGCTAGTTTCAGCACTAAAATAATTATCTGTTTTGTTCATGAGTTTCAGAGCCTATGTCAATTATATAATGCAGTCGCTTGGCTGTCAAATTCCTTTTATGACAGAAGACAGTTTCAGAATCAAACAAAGTGTAGCATTGCGCCAACTATGGACCTCATGCTACAAAATCTTCTGTCAACACTTGAGTTcatcttaagaaaaaaaaatggattagcATTATCTATCTGATAATAAAGTCTGTCACTTTTAAAAGGTTCCTATTTGCCTGGGTTTTAATCGTTGTCAAGTGGATATGAATGATGGGAGGTTGAGCAGAGACTGATAAATCAGTATTGATGCTAGCATACTAGATAAGGGTGCACCTGCAGCGTGGCACTGATATAGAAGGGGCTTTTTGGTTATTTCTTGATGTCAATTGTGCAGGGATACCTTGTATGTAACAGGTAGGCCACACAACGATATCTTGACATTGATTCTTTCCACCTTG encodes the following:
- the LOC4327733 gene encoding uncharacterized protein — translated: MGAGEGDAAAGNKEKGGGGGVDRTSLDGVRDKNVMQLKKLNTALFPVRYNEKYYHDTIASKEFSKLAYYSDICVGAIACRLEKKEGGAVCVYIMTLGVLAPYRSLGIGSKLLNHVIDLCEKQNIPEIYLHVQTNNDDAIAFYKKFGFEITKTIEKYYKNITPPDCYVLTKFIGQAATKK